A single region of the Chloroflexota bacterium genome encodes:
- a CDS encoding sugar transferase: MTIAHQSSAESRAQSVARARQWGGLSTQRRLQLASLVILDIASGAAAFSLAYWLRYVNEIGGDVPGESDAPYSAYAPVLVLFVLACVVGNQLRGAYALPRGTSMSSEATSFIGTAAAATMLVFAAVSMARYPASSRLMFIYAWMLACVLGIGGRILLRALLARLYRAGYGTERVIVVGNHRLARMVMQLLAQQRHLGYQVLGFVDRGVNGNFGRFSVLGAVEDLPTLIGQLEINRVIVALPADRHTEALWVLEHCRRDGVAFSLVPDLFDLRLSHLNLETVGGIPVFRVGESPLEGWNQVVKRLIDVVASALLLVALAPLCILIAVAIKLDSPGGIFFRQIRLGKGGAPFIVYKYRSMRDRAEDEVDALIDRNEADGPIFKIRDDPRLTRVGRVLRRTSLDELPQLWNVLRGEMSLVGPRPPIPAEVERYEDWHRRRLEVVPGLTGLWQVSGRSELSFDEMVMLDIYYIENWSLSLDIQILARTIPAVLAAAGAF; this comes from the coding sequence ATGACGATAGCCCATCAGTCGAGCGCCGAATCCCGCGCGCAATCTGTCGCGCGCGCTCGCCAGTGGGGTGGCCTGTCAACTCAGCGACGGCTCCAGCTCGCATCGCTGGTCATCCTGGACATTGCTTCCGGGGCCGCGGCGTTCTCGCTCGCCTACTGGCTGCGTTATGTCAACGAAATCGGCGGGGACGTCCCCGGGGAGAGCGACGCGCCGTATTCCGCGTACGCCCCGGTGCTGGTCCTCTTCGTGCTCGCCTGTGTCGTGGGGAATCAGCTGCGGGGGGCGTACGCGCTCCCCCGCGGGACGTCGATGTCCAGCGAGGCGACCTCATTCATCGGGACGGCGGCCGCCGCCACGATGCTGGTGTTCGCCGCTGTGTCCATGGCCCGGTACCCGGCCTCATCGCGACTCATGTTCATCTACGCGTGGATGCTGGCCTGTGTCTTGGGCATCGGCGGCCGAATTCTCTTGCGCGCCCTTCTGGCGCGCCTCTACCGGGCCGGGTATGGAACGGAGCGGGTCATCGTAGTCGGAAATCACCGGTTGGCCCGGATGGTGATGCAGCTCCTGGCGCAGCAGCGCCACCTGGGCTATCAGGTGCTCGGGTTTGTCGATCGCGGCGTGAACGGCAACTTCGGACGGTTCTCCGTCCTGGGCGCGGTGGAAGACCTCCCCACCCTCATCGGACAGCTCGAGATCAACCGCGTGATCGTCGCCCTGCCGGCCGACCGCCACACCGAGGCGCTCTGGGTCCTGGAGCATTGCCGGCGGGATGGTGTCGCCTTTAGCCTGGTGCCGGATCTCTTCGACCTGCGGCTCAGCCACCTCAACCTGGAAACCGTGGGCGGGATCCCGGTATTCCGGGTCGGAGAGTCTCCCCTCGAGGGCTGGAACCAGGTCGTCAAACGGCTCATCGACGTCGTGGCGAGCGCTCTCTTGCTCGTGGCCCTCGCCCCCCTGTGCATCCTCATCGCGGTCGCAATCAAGCTCGACTCGCCGGGCGGAATCTTCTTTCGCCAGATCCGTCTCGGAAAGGGCGGCGCGCCCTTCATCGTGTACAAGTATCGATCGATGCGCGATCGTGCCGAGGACGAGGTGGACGCCCTCATCGATCGGAATGAAGCGGATGGCCCCATCTTCAAGATTCGCGATGATCCGCGTCTCACGCGGGTCGGTCGCGTGTTGCGCCGCACGAGCCTTGACGAGCTGCCCCAGCTGTGGAACGTGCTTCGCGGCGAGATGAGCCTGGTCGGGCCGCGACCCCCAATTCCGGCCGAGGTCGAGCGGTACGAAGACTGGCACCGCCGACGCCTCGAGGTCGTGCCCGGCCTGACCGGTCTGTGGCAGGTGAGCGGCCGAAGCGAGCTGAGCTTCGACGAGATGGTCATGCTGGACATCTACTACATCGAGAATTGGTCGCTGAGTCTCGACATCCAGATTCTCGCGCGGACGATTCCCGCCGTCCTCGCGGCGGCAGGGGCATTTTG